From a single Candidatus Baltobacteraceae bacterium genomic region:
- a CDS encoding DUF1501 domain-containing protein, translating into MKRSKFLLGACSGLTVVAGTQSVFARALAAAPLPGLPGGSDRVLVIVNLQGGNDGLNCVVPHGDPAYYQLRQRIGIPQSQVLSIDSHVGLNPTMKSFKDMYDKGLVAIVQGVGYPNPDHSHFRSTEIWQTAAPERYEHTGWLGRYLDDANLPANNLFNGIALSQVLPEVMVAAKTDVPAIAQLRGYGLVSDRNTASRRTYSELVSDDRQPFSSPYLAHVAEIEDHAQKGSQELPKLIGGYTTTASYPATPLGRSLALAAQIVGSKTGTRVLYLQHGSFDTHINQKATQDRLLGELSDAMKAFYDDLAAHGNDKRVLTMTFSEFGRRLGENASAGTDHGEASPLFLIGGGVKGGMYGSYPDLTNTSDGNLRFTTDFRQVYATVLERWLGRPSAPILQGHFPGIAALA; encoded by the coding sequence ATGAAACGATCGAAATTTTTACTTGGTGCGTGTAGCGGGTTGACGGTGGTCGCCGGTACGCAGAGCGTGTTTGCGCGAGCGCTGGCGGCGGCGCCGCTGCCGGGGCTGCCGGGCGGCAGCGACCGGGTGCTGGTAATCGTCAATCTGCAGGGCGGCAACGACGGCTTGAACTGCGTCGTGCCGCACGGCGATCCGGCCTACTACCAATTGCGCCAGCGCATCGGGATCCCACAGAGCCAAGTGCTTTCGATCGACAGTCACGTCGGCCTCAACCCGACGATGAAATCGTTCAAAGATATGTACGATAAGGGCCTCGTCGCGATCGTTCAGGGCGTTGGGTATCCCAACCCCGATCACTCGCACTTCCGCTCGACCGAGATTTGGCAGACGGCCGCACCGGAACGGTACGAACACACCGGCTGGCTCGGACGCTATCTCGACGACGCGAATCTTCCCGCGAACAATCTCTTCAACGGGATCGCGCTCTCGCAGGTGCTTCCCGAAGTGATGGTCGCCGCCAAGACCGACGTTCCCGCGATCGCACAGTTGCGCGGCTACGGGCTCGTGAGCGATCGCAACACCGCATCGCGACGCACGTATAGCGAACTCGTGAGCGACGACCGGCAGCCGTTTTCTTCCCCGTATCTCGCGCACGTCGCCGAGATCGAAGATCACGCGCAGAAGGGCTCGCAAGAGTTGCCCAAGCTCATCGGCGGCTACACGACGACCGCATCGTATCCGGCGACACCGCTCGGCCGCAGCCTCGCGCTCGCCGCGCAGATCGTGGGCAGCAAAACCGGCACGCGCGTGCTCTATCTGCAGCATGGATCGTTCGACACGCACATCAATCAAAAAGCCACGCAGGACCGGTTGCTCGGCGAACTCTCGGATGCGATGAAGGCGTTTTACGACGATCTCGCGGCTCACGGCAACGACAAACGCGTGCTCACGATGACGTTCTCCGAATTCGGCCGCCGTCTGGGCGAAAATGCCAGCGCCGGAACCGATCACGGCGAGGCTTCGCCGCTCTTTCTGATCGGCGGCGGCGTTAAGGGCGGAATGTACGGCAGCTATCCGGATCTTACCAACACGAGCGACGGGAATCTGCGCTTCACAACCGACTTCCGCCAAGTCTATGCAACCGTACTCGAACGCTGGCTCGGCCGCCCGTCGGCGCCGATCCTCCAGGGGCACTTTCCGGGCATCGCAGCGCTCGCGTAG
- a CDS encoding MBL fold metallo-hydrolase codes for MNSILFLGTGGARFVVARQIRASGGMWMTFGATQIHVDPGPGALVRALSHVPACNPRELDAVALSHKHLDHSNDVNIMIEAMTSGGFVKRGVLLAPEDALSGEPVVFPYAQRFVERVETLRERGGPYRINDVEIRTSIAHVHAVQTYGLHFRHEGRTVSYLPCGRFFDGLIADYREHAPDVLILNVLRFRDSMNVDHLTFDQAREIIAGVRPKVAVLQHFGTKMLEANPARLARDLETELGLRVIAARDNLLLDVETEIAAHAD; via the coding sequence GTGAACTCGATTCTTTTTCTCGGCACGGGCGGCGCGCGCTTCGTTGTCGCGCGCCAGATTCGCGCATCCGGCGGGATGTGGATGACCTTCGGCGCGACGCAGATCCACGTCGATCCCGGCCCCGGCGCCCTGGTGCGCGCCCTCTCGCACGTGCCGGCCTGCAATCCGCGCGAACTGGATGCCGTCGCGCTCTCGCACAAGCATCTCGATCATTCCAACGACGTCAACATCATGATCGAAGCCATGACCTCCGGCGGCTTCGTCAAGCGCGGCGTTCTGCTCGCGCCCGAAGATGCGCTTTCCGGCGAACCGGTCGTCTTTCCGTACGCGCAGCGATTCGTAGAACGCGTGGAGACGCTGCGCGAGCGCGGCGGCCCCTACCGCATCAACGACGTCGAGATTCGCACCTCGATCGCGCACGTGCACGCCGTCCAGACGTACGGCCTGCACTTTCGCCACGAGGGCCGCACGGTCTCGTATCTGCCCTGCGGGCGTTTTTTTGACGGTCTGATCGCCGACTATCGCGAGCACGCGCCCGACGTGCTGATTCTCAACGTGCTGCGTTTTCGCGACAGCATGAACGTGGATCACCTCACCTTCGATCAAGCGCGCGAGATTATCGCCGGCGTGCGGCCGAAGGTGGCCGTGCTGCAGCACTTCGGAACCAAGATGCTCGAAGCGAACCCGGCGCGGCTCGCGCGAGATCTTGAAACGGAGCTCGGTTTACGAGTGATCGCGGCGCGCGACAATTTGTTGCTCGACGTGGAGACCGAGATCGCAGCGCATGCCGATTGA
- a CDS encoding GNAT family N-acetyltransferase — protein MPIEIARVRPDALEPFFRANEREALRTFYNFSVVWHEERYQLAARDGETIAGGVQIRVAASLAQVETIVVLPEFRLRGIGRDLLSQAADLAKYYNCHKMFVAVPHASPAQRFFERCDYHQEAVLPQHTFKLDIALLRKFLL, from the coding sequence ATGCCGATTGAGATCGCCCGCGTGCGCCCCGACGCACTCGAGCCGTTCTTTCGCGCGAACGAACGCGAAGCGCTGCGCACGTTCTACAACTTTAGCGTGGTCTGGCACGAGGAACGCTACCAGCTAGCCGCGCGCGACGGCGAGACGATCGCAGGCGGCGTGCAGATTCGCGTCGCCGCATCGCTCGCACAGGTCGAGACGATCGTCGTACTGCCCGAGTTTCGGCTCCGCGGCATCGGCCGCGACCTGCTCTCGCAGGCCGCCGACCTAGCGAAGTACTACAACTGCCACAAAATGTTCGTCGCCGTTCCGCACGCAAGCCCCGCCCAACGCTTCTTCGAACGCTGCGACTACCACCAAGAAGCCGTCCTCCCCCAACACACCTTCAAACTCGACATAGCCCTCCTCCGAAAATTCCTACTCTAG
- a CDS encoding HAMP domain-containing sensor histidine kinase translates to MRWRIASWYAALLIAVIIVVGFVIAFRFQAILLEQATREVNRTMQEIEIATLPSPNAFVLQDTSVPLSAILASQNLERWSSPSSFIQVDNAHGYQLAKSSNMGSMRFAPATGLTPRHSKSFAQELTQRGPFLVESELFVAGPTRLVVHVGEPLDQLRRAFMQTRQGLTIIIAIAVLAVIALSAILASQAVNPINELARAMREIGSDRLNRRVKWKNRQDEIGRLAETFDELLARLEEAFARERQFISDASHELKTPLTSINANAQMLVRWGDRDEEIRRESLETIVDESASLASMVSGMLTLAKADSGDAIAREPMSLAAVASDAIAGTSQRATEKGLTLHLESGASRPIVLGDASLLRQLISNLIDNAIKFTDAGGVTVRVTATEREGIVEVSDTGPGIASDELPFVFDRFYRADKSRNRAVPGTGLGLAIVRSIARVHGGRVEAEQAPGGGALLRARFPRLDDRES, encoded by the coding sequence TTGCGTTGGCGGATTGCGTCGTGGTATGCGGCGCTGCTTATTGCGGTCATTATCGTGGTCGGTTTCGTCATCGCATTTCGGTTTCAAGCGATTCTGCTCGAACAGGCCACGCGCGAGGTCAACCGCACGATGCAGGAGATCGAGATTGCGACGCTGCCTTCGCCCAACGCGTTCGTGCTTCAAGATACGTCGGTTCCGCTCTCGGCGATTCTCGCAAGTCAGAATCTCGAACGATGGTCGTCGCCGAGCAGCTTCATTCAAGTCGACAACGCGCACGGCTATCAACTGGCGAAGAGTTCGAATATGGGCTCGATGCGTTTTGCGCCGGCCACGGGGCTAACTCCAAGACACTCCAAGAGCTTCGCGCAGGAGCTCACGCAGCGCGGCCCGTTCTTGGTGGAAAGCGAACTCTTCGTCGCCGGGCCAACGCGGCTGGTCGTACACGTCGGCGAGCCGCTCGATCAATTGCGCCGCGCCTTCATGCAGACGCGTCAGGGCCTCACCATCATCATCGCGATCGCCGTGCTCGCCGTCATCGCACTCTCGGCGATCTTGGCGTCGCAGGCGGTGAATCCGATCAACGAGCTGGCCCGCGCGATGCGGGAGATCGGTTCCGACCGGCTCAATCGCCGCGTGAAATGGAAGAATCGGCAAGACGAGATCGGACGCCTCGCGGAAACGTTCGACGAACTGCTCGCGCGTCTCGAAGAGGCGTTCGCGCGAGAGCGGCAGTTTATATCCGATGCATCCCACGAATTGAAGACGCCGCTGACCTCGATCAATGCGAATGCCCAGATGCTCGTGCGCTGGGGCGATCGCGACGAAGAGATTCGGCGCGAGAGTTTGGAGACGATCGTCGACGAGAGCGCCTCGCTCGCGAGCATGGTGAGCGGTATGCTCACGCTTGCCAAAGCCGATTCGGGCGACGCGATCGCGCGCGAGCCGATGTCGCTGGCCGCAGTGGCGAGCGACGCGATTGCCGGCACGTCGCAGCGTGCGACGGAGAAAGGGTTGACGCTGCATCTGGAAAGCGGCGCGAGCCGCCCCATCGTGCTCGGCGACGCCAGCTTGCTGCGCCAGCTGATCAGCAATCTGATCGACAACGCGATCAAATTTACCGATGCCGGCGGCGTGACGGTGCGCGTCACGGCGACCGAACGCGAGGGGATCGTTGAAGTCAGCGATACCGGGCCCGGCATCGCAAGCGACGAACTGCCGTTCGTTTTCGACCGCTTCTATCGCGCCGATAAATCCCGCAACCGCGCCGTGCCCGGAACGGGGCTCGGCCTGGCCATCGTGCGGTCGATCGCGCGGGTCCACGGCGGCCGGGTGGAGGCCGAGCAGGCGCCGGGCGGCGGAGCGCTCCTGCGAGCCCGTTTCCCGCGGCTCGACGACCGCGAATCGTAA
- a CDS encoding response regulator transcription factor yields the protein MEKTAQQFRILVIEDDAAINRVLQLELEHEGYTVETARDGLAGLERALKEPDLIVLDLMLPKMDGMEVCKRVRAKSRVPIIMLTAKDRVPERVAGLDMGADDYLTKPFSTEELLARIRARLRERNPASNVIDYRDLVMDRDRHEVTRAGQAVNLTAKEYALLEYLLLHRNKVHSRDELFNGVWGSDFLGDSNLIDVYIRYLRGKIDDGFDQKLISTVRGVGYTIKD from the coding sequence ATGGAGAAAACCGCGCAGCAATTTCGAATTCTCGTCATCGAAGACGACGCCGCGATCAATCGCGTTTTACAACTCGAACTCGAACACGAAGGCTACACGGTCGAAACCGCGCGCGACGGACTCGCCGGGCTCGAACGCGCGCTTAAAGAACCCGATTTGATCGTCCTCGATCTGATGCTGCCCAAGATGGACGGCATGGAAGTCTGCAAGCGCGTCCGCGCTAAAAGCCGCGTGCCGATCATCATGCTCACCGCCAAGGATCGCGTCCCCGAGCGCGTCGCGGGGCTCGATATGGGCGCCGACGACTACCTCACCAAACCGTTCTCCACCGAAGAACTGCTGGCGCGCATTCGCGCGCGGCTTCGCGAGCGCAACCCGGCTAGCAACGTGATCGACTATCGCGATCTGGTGATGGATCGCGATCGCCACGAGGTCACCCGCGCCGGCCAAGCCGTCAACCTGACCGCAAAGGAATACGCGCTGCTCGAATATCTCTTGCTGCATCGCAACAAAGTCCACTCGCGCGACGAACTCTTCAACGGCGTCTGGGGCAGCGACTTCTTAGGCGACTCCAACCTCATCGACGTCTACATCCGCTACCTGCGCGGCAAAATCGACGACGGCTTCGACCAAAAACTGATCAGCACCGTACGCGGCGTCGGCTACACCATAAAAGACTAG